The Microbulbifer sp. YPW1 genome contains a region encoding:
- a CDS encoding filamentous hemagglutinin N-terminal domain-containing protein, translating to MKRNLLSVAVSVTGLAGITLATPQFAMAGPSGMDVVVGTVTDNTAADSVDYKYEIDGKFAQIDWDEFVIEVGESAEFTLTGANGDFDPSAIVINRVLDGSTEILGRLESNGHVVLINPRGVLFGESAVVSVAALTAAAMDGNVTSSDGDYEFTLSDAAGEVSILAGGNISAPGGITLIGASVTNAGDLSAAENGELVSGNINFHAGEKITLTLGEGVVTEVAISEEDLQAEFGVSYDIVNSGNLSAVQVVMEARAADALLSAAVNNTGTVIATGIDTSGGTITLGAYGPGSATINNNGSLTVSNGEVENAVAGTITVTAEEIVLGADSALIADANTYTNTDTDPVTVIDTVADGGDITVSASQSLTLDGTISSTGNGSGSTGGTVSTTSGAAIAGASAVSVVTDDADTAAGGEWRVTARSVALDGVDCAENCISSAAVVDALDDNATVTIDANAEALTVEQGVVWSGESSLKLESGDAVELAIGQAVTASNGSLDVIAVNGFTNNADVDVNSFSLSVGLLNASETGDAVANNIGDIQSANPLTITNEGGNHSFDVSALSAVASIELSSGVLSLDSGSDTLVATIADADGVVVGEGVTLFGNDGIDGVPDDDFALTTDGKIDYGDVTFENLNAVDGLGGEDSIDASGFASGISLSDNAGELIAGELIIAGVTEVTVGTLTGNSVDEQYALAADDTLTVNTFAGYNFYGVTNLNGNGGADSFDSASTGDWILTENLDSVTHDRAIESDLTIAGVGSFSGGSGVVKGHESGHEFAITGDNAVTVDGTHEFSGIDNVDGGAGADGVTAISTIALTNSDGAFTSSEIDFTGINNVAAEEVDTSGAGGVALSVTEDNNATVTDSTFTEAKLQISGLNSAIGGSGNTLSFAGDWSDWQAIEGGAKNSEIDFTGTWSIKGFVETLAARNSGDEYTVNESGHIGLFSLWFEDLNSVSTGNGTTNNTLVATAYSPGLVVGDSSHSVTVKGTGTQISNLQSVITNTLEAADKGENGETEFNRSGTSDFTYSASGSSIVFSGLTEIVGTETSEEIINWDDDWTLNSTDESAVYFSNGSLNVVDFDTINTAGGTLDFNIGESFTLESDGNVIVANTTFSGLALLREGSSFDNSTAGDLALDASAFSDGLTLTDNVLEVVAGTLTISDISNITADQLTASATAITEHDFVIGSSSGSQTVTVNQMVFSALREVISDGNDSFSEETPGLAVLYLDDASGSKIYSHLAGAEDEPGFSVDGGILFSDFESASVSTVDTNGQNVSLDVNATNNADLNGDAFTFTGLSSISGSGNDQVTGSGPWTLGGGSVSNASILFSDSWSVVTSSGELLGSDAQEIFTLASGGALDVSGYSGFEFSGFTSVTAGASNDGVSSASGIDWAIQDADSAQSSNGVTFDGFGSFDTDTAVLTGTAGDDAFTLTGSQAGGATVGYGNMAFTGLTSVLGNGSTYDAVTNPTATGDQLDASGYSDTLALTGFDGELQAAGALTFEALNSAILANLTATDNAEVFAVSGSGALTIAGLNLSGLTEIHGDGDNDKLVAIDTPTMESDYVSSSGIDFYDLGTIDAAGTGNLNATNNDDTIVFDGFGNLTVNGITVENVTTIDARAGGNDSVTGMDGQNWQLLSSTSAQNNGITFINAETLEAVSGGLLGTTGADSFTLNANGSVTFADSITISGMTSLDGNGDVDTLDASAFSAGISLTDTVGQLDADGLGITGITEITTGTLTATARQEVFNLAADDTLTIDTYTGYNFYGVADLDGNGGSDSFSSAAGGDWGLAENLVSVTHDSDLTIAGVNTFTGGSGVIKGHDSGHAFEVTADNTVTVDGTHQFSGINGVDAGTGTDDVTTIAEVALAGSDGAFNTSAIDFTGIDEATASALQGSTAAETYTLQGSGALEVAGIEFTGLSNVNAGTGVDEEDLVVSRGGQDFTLNADMSVDHDGILFSDVESFSAPDDANLDATAFVAGLALTGNTREVTADDITFSGLASADTALLTGSAQDDVIVLTNSNITARAITFNGVTGVTAGGTGNSVESASGINWTLLDADSAQSSNSVTFDGFSSIDTDTATLTGTAGDDAFTLDGSEADGAIVGYGSMAFTGLTSVLGNGSTYDAVTNPTATGDQLDASGYSDVLALTGTDGELQAAGTLTFTALNSAILAELDGSAEDETFQIAGEGAISVAALNLSGLSRVNGNGGTNTVRSAGSADLSEGGEFVTAEGIVFYDIGKLDVGVVGATNGDDDISFNPDGSVTVNGLEIGSSTRVDGQDGVDTVTGFSGEDWTVQGDSSAENNGITFLNVEILNALNGGLYGTGDADNFVLNSDGSISVGSLTINDMAFVDGVSADNTLDASAYSAGLTLSDTAGELLADTLSLLGIVQATTGTLTGSTGADIFALASDGAISVGGFQFDGMTALAGGAGEDSFSSAISADWQLAENAASLQHDGVTVSGVEAFSGGSGRIVGDDSGHTFAVTGSGALTADGVQFSDVTAVDGGVGSDDVSTISSVELAGADGAFSSSEMAFTGIDSVSTSALVGSASAEQFVLSGSGALTVNGMAFRNLDTVSAGSGEDDEVISRAGQGYALAGDNSVSHDGIQFSEVESYVGQGASLEVSGQESARITASGTVASGASTFSGLQGLALEDGVTELEAWSGVTLNGTNAVTSGDISITGVGVVTATGALTGTSGDDQFAVTGTGALSSLGMTFSDVSSVTGAGGSDAIVGTADSGWQLGAESGSVSHAAIAFSQVEQASGGNGILDGADTDTLYALANDGGLQASGIDFADVTQVNAGAGADQVTSTSGERWTLGSGTGSASAAGVTFNGIEQVSTQSAIIDAAQNTASESFALSADSSEISVFGLLFDSVAEVFAGGEGDNEVVSDAGNWQLVSGAGVSANGVTFNGIDRVVTDSASLSGTSADEQFALAGESGALSVEGIDFSGINQVVGNGGDDSLLGTSAADAFSLASDGGISVAGIGFDGIGSVDAAGGADTVSADGASWNSLEQNSALVEGAAIATVDAITVLFENLEQVENTGAYSGPSFGADYLMSGPQSLQMGGVTFAGVDSITADSGSDTLYGFDADMSWTLGASGGSVSDAQSSVAFSGFEQIVAGDGADTFNLDGGSLALLDTGAGNDAVIMGGTLLDSLLLGAGDDVLQIMAGSQPAQLSGGSGSDQLQMQLAAQQQWQITGDSSAQNQVGEFTFSGFESLQDSAGGLDLVSSQQMDFTSDGGTAGVEFNSGDMALEYDGSGDVVLVSSTTETIGGSLKASNADLTLAGDLDINSDVESLSLRTSGGNIDVSIVEADDLVIGQINVGRGNLSLASANFGLLTAESFRDTHITAGTAVIGTEQQRWGNIGTVINPLRFNVTESVDIVSLFYYEPAFEGQMPLFTAIGNKGVSIASNETTQGLKSAVQNPVDDIAQLDPGIFSEVAPYSLGVDVLNLPEVRLQGGELVPMDDDEEEKRRREASAAVGGR from the coding sequence ATGAAAAGAAATTTGCTTTCTGTTGCAGTAAGTGTGACTGGTTTGGCCGGCATCACCTTGGCTACACCGCAATTTGCCATGGCGGGTCCTAGTGGCATGGACGTGGTTGTAGGCACGGTGACTGATAATACCGCTGCTGATTCAGTTGATTACAAATATGAAATCGATGGAAAGTTCGCGCAAATAGATTGGGACGAATTCGTCATCGAAGTAGGTGAAAGCGCTGAATTTACTTTGACGGGCGCGAACGGAGATTTCGACCCCTCTGCCATCGTGATCAACCGAGTTCTTGACGGCAGCACAGAAATTTTGGGGCGACTCGAATCGAACGGTCATGTGGTATTGATCAATCCTCGAGGTGTACTTTTTGGTGAGAGCGCCGTGGTCAGTGTGGCAGCTCTTACCGCCGCAGCGATGGACGGGAACGTCACAAGTTCAGATGGCGACTACGAATTCACATTAAGTGATGCTGCAGGCGAAGTCAGCATTCTCGCGGGAGGCAATATTTCCGCACCTGGCGGTATCACTTTAATTGGCGCCAGTGTGACCAATGCCGGCGATCTTTCCGCAGCAGAAAACGGAGAGCTGGTCAGCGGCAATATAAATTTCCACGCCGGCGAGAAAATAACCCTTACCTTGGGTGAGGGGGTGGTTACGGAGGTTGCAATAAGTGAGGAGGATCTTCAGGCGGAGTTTGGGGTTAGTTATGACATAGTTAACTCTGGCAATCTCAGTGCTGTACAGGTTGTGATGGAAGCGCGTGCCGCGGACGCACTGCTAAGTGCAGCGGTAAACAACACAGGCACTGTAATCGCGACCGGCATCGATACCAGTGGAGGCACGATCACCCTGGGAGCCTACGGGCCAGGTTCTGCAACGATTAACAATAATGGATCCCTGACCGTCAGTAACGGTGAAGTTGAGAATGCCGTTGCCGGAACAATTACCGTTACCGCCGAGGAGATTGTTCTCGGGGCCGATAGTGCGTTGATTGCGGACGCAAATACCTACACCAATACCGATACCGACCCGGTTACGGTGATTGATACGGTGGCGGATGGTGGTGATATCACCGTGAGCGCATCTCAAAGTCTTACTCTGGATGGAACCATCAGTAGCACCGGTAATGGTTCGGGTAGCACCGGCGGTACCGTTTCAACCACCTCGGGAGCTGCAATTGCGGGTGCATCCGCGGTTTCCGTGGTTACCGATGATGCAGATACCGCTGCTGGTGGCGAGTGGCGAGTTACTGCCCGATCCGTGGCACTGGACGGTGTTGACTGTGCTGAAAACTGTATCAGTTCTGCGGCAGTCGTTGACGCACTGGATGATAATGCAACAGTAACGATTGACGCGAACGCAGAGGCTCTTACGGTTGAGCAGGGCGTGGTTTGGAGCGGGGAATCCTCTCTTAAACTCGAATCTGGAGACGCCGTGGAGCTGGCCATCGGTCAGGCAGTAACCGCCAGTAATGGCAGCCTGGACGTAATAGCAGTTAATGGTTTCACCAATAACGCAGATGTTGATGTCAATAGTTTTTCATTGAGTGTGGGCCTCTTAAATGCCAGTGAAACTGGCGATGCGGTCGCAAATAATATTGGAGATATTCAGTCAGCAAACCCTCTCACAATAACCAACGAGGGTGGTAATCATTCCTTCGATGTCAGCGCACTATCTGCAGTTGCGTCCATTGAGTTAAGTAGCGGAGTTCTAAGTCTCGATAGTGGATCAGACACGCTTGTGGCAACTATTGCGGATGCCGATGGTGTTGTGGTGGGTGAGGGCGTTACGCTCTTTGGTAATGATGGAATTGACGGTGTCCCCGATGACGATTTCGCTCTGACTACCGATGGTAAAATTGACTACGGTGATGTGACTTTTGAAAACCTCAATGCCGTTGATGGTCTCGGCGGCGAGGATTCTATTGATGCCAGCGGGTTTGCCTCTGGTATTTCCCTGAGCGACAACGCCGGGGAACTGATAGCTGGAGAGCTTATCATTGCCGGAGTGACTGAAGTAACAGTTGGTACATTAACGGGCAATTCGGTTGATGAACAATATGCTTTGGCCGCCGACGACACCCTCACTGTAAATACTTTTGCGGGTTATAATTTTTACGGTGTCACTAATCTGAATGGCAACGGTGGAGCTGACTCATTTGACAGCGCATCGACTGGCGACTGGATCCTGACGGAAAATCTGGATAGCGTAACCCATGATCGCGCAATAGAAAGTGATCTCACCATTGCAGGAGTTGGTAGTTTCTCTGGTGGTTCTGGTGTTGTTAAAGGACACGAAAGTGGCCACGAGTTCGCGATAACCGGCGACAATGCGGTGACTGTTGATGGTACACATGAATTCAGCGGAATCGACAATGTAGATGGTGGTGCGGGTGCGGATGGCGTAACCGCCATCAGCACAATTGCATTAACAAATTCGGACGGTGCCTTTACATCCTCGGAAATAGATTTTACCGGCATTAACAATGTTGCCGCTGAAGAGGTTGATACCTCCGGGGCGGGAGGTGTTGCTCTCTCCGTAACCGAAGATAATAACGCCACTGTAACTGACTCTACATTTACAGAGGCCAAGTTACAGATTTCCGGTCTCAATAGCGCAATTGGTGGTTCCGGAAATACACTTTCCTTTGCTGGCGATTGGAGCGATTGGCAAGCAATTGAAGGTGGCGCTAAAAATAGCGAAATAGATTTCACGGGAACCTGGTCTATCAAGGGTTTTGTTGAAACCCTGGCTGCCAGAAATTCTGGAGATGAATATACAGTAAATGAGTCTGGGCATATCGGATTGTTCAGTCTTTGGTTTGAAGATTTAAATTCGGTAAGTACGGGCAATGGGACTACGAATAACACGCTGGTAGCTACTGCTTATTCTCCAGGTTTGGTAGTGGGGGATAGCTCGCATAGTGTGACGGTCAAAGGGACGGGCACTCAAATATCCAACTTGCAGAGTGTGATAACCAATACACTTGAGGCCGCCGATAAGGGAGAGAATGGAGAAACTGAATTTAACCGATCTGGCACCAGTGATTTTACTTATTCAGCTAGTGGCAGCAGTATAGTCTTCTCCGGATTAACGGAAATCGTTGGCACTGAAACCAGTGAAGAAATCATAAACTGGGACGATGACTGGACCCTTAACAGCACTGATGAATCTGCGGTCTACTTTTCGAATGGCTCCTTGAATGTTGTCGATTTCGACACCATAAACACTGCCGGTGGTACGCTGGATTTCAATATCGGCGAGAGTTTCACTCTCGAGTCCGATGGCAACGTTATTGTTGCAAATACCACTTTTAGTGGTCTTGCCTTGCTGCGGGAAGGTTCGAGTTTTGACAATAGTACTGCGGGCGATCTTGCTCTGGATGCCAGTGCCTTCTCCGATGGTTTGACGCTAACCGATAATGTACTGGAAGTGGTTGCCGGTACCCTGACCATTTCCGATATCTCCAATATCACCGCTGATCAGTTGACGGCCTCTGCTACAGCGATTACCGAGCACGACTTCGTAATCGGGTCTAGTAGTGGTTCGCAGACCGTAACTGTTAACCAGATGGTCTTCAGCGCACTTCGGGAGGTGATCTCCGACGGAAACGACAGCTTCTCGGAAGAGACACCCGGGCTGGCGGTGTTGTACCTCGATGATGCCAGTGGCAGCAAGATTTATTCGCATCTCGCCGGGGCGGAAGATGAGCCCGGTTTTTCGGTCGACGGCGGTATTCTCTTTTCCGACTTCGAGTCCGCAAGTGTTTCAACGGTAGACACCAATGGACAGAATGTATCACTGGATGTGAACGCCACAAATAACGCGGACCTGAATGGTGACGCGTTCACATTTACCGGGCTGTCGAGTATTTCTGGATCCGGGAATGACCAGGTCACAGGTTCCGGTCCCTGGACCCTGGGTGGCGGCAGTGTGAGCAACGCGTCTATTCTTTTCTCGGATTCATGGAGCGTCGTTACCTCCAGTGGTGAACTCCTGGGTAGTGATGCACAGGAAATCTTTACCCTGGCGAGCGGCGGAGCGCTGGATGTTTCCGGATATTCCGGATTTGAATTCAGTGGTTTCACTTCGGTTACTGCAGGTGCAAGTAACGATGGTGTTTCCAGCGCTAGTGGCATTGACTGGGCTATACAGGATGCAGACTCAGCTCAAAGCAGTAATGGTGTTACGTTCGACGGTTTTGGCAGCTTCGACACCGATACGGCCGTCCTCACTGGCACTGCCGGCGACGACGCCTTTACCCTGACCGGCAGCCAAGCCGGTGGAGCGACCGTGGGTTACGGTAACATGGCATTTACCGGCCTGACGAGCGTGCTCGGCAATGGTTCAACCTACGATGCCGTCACCAATCCCACCGCTACCGGTGACCAGCTGGATGCCAGCGGCTACAGCGATACGCTGGCCCTGACTGGCTTCGACGGTGAACTGCAGGCCGCGGGCGCTCTGACCTTCGAAGCCCTGAATTCCGCAATCCTTGCCAACCTGACCGCAACTGACAATGCAGAAGTTTTCGCGGTAAGTGGTTCAGGTGCATTGACGATTGCCGGGCTTAACCTTTCCGGGCTTACCGAGATACATGGTGATGGTGACAACGATAAGCTGGTGGCCATCGACACACCGACCATGGAGAGTGACTATGTCAGCAGCAGCGGCATAGATTTCTATGATCTGGGAACAATTGATGCGGCTGGTACCGGTAATCTCAACGCCACCAACAACGATGACACCATTGTCTTCGACGGTTTCGGCAATCTGACCGTCAATGGCATCACCGTTGAAAATGTCACAACCATTGATGCGCGTGCTGGGGGCAACGACAGCGTTACCGGCATGGATGGCCAGAACTGGCAGCTACTGAGTAGCACCAGTGCCCAGAACAACGGCATCACCTTTATCAATGCCGAAACTCTGGAGGCCGTCAGCGGCGGACTGCTGGGAACTACCGGTGCCGATAGTTTTACTCTGAACGCGAATGGCAGTGTTACCTTTGCTGACAGCATAACCATCTCCGGCATGACTTCTCTGGACGGTAATGGTGATGTGGATACCCTGGATGCCAGCGCCTTCAGTGCGGGAATCAGTCTGACCGACACCGTTGGCCAGCTGGACGCCGACGGCCTGGGCATTACCGGCATCACCGAGATCACCACCGGCACATTGACCGCTACAGCACGCCAGGAAGTCTTTAATCTGGCTGCCGACGACACCCTGACCATCGACACTTATACCGGGTACAACTTCTACGGCGTTGCAGATCTGGACGGCAACGGCGGCTCCGACAGCTTTAGCAGTGCTGCCGGTGGAGACTGGGGGCTGGCAGAAAATCTGGTCAGTGTTACCCACGATAGCGACCTTACCATCGCAGGCGTTAACACCTTCACCGGTGGCTCCGGGGTGATTAAGGGGCACGACAGCGGGCACGCGTTTGAGGTTACTGCGGACAATACGGTTACCGTTGATGGCACACACCAGTTCAGTGGTATCAACGGTGTCGATGCGGGCACTGGCACGGACGATGTAACGACCATCGCCGAGGTTGCCTTGGCGGGCTCCGATGGCGCCTTCAATACCAGCGCAATTGATTTTACCGGTATTGATGAAGCCACTGCGTCTGCGCTACAGGGCAGCACCGCGGCGGAAACCTATACCCTACAGGGCAGTGGTGCCCTCGAGGTCGCAGGCATTGAGTTCACCGGCTTGAGCAACGTCAACGCGGGTACGGGTGTCGATGAAGAAGACCTTGTTGTGTCTCGCGGTGGTCAGGACTTTACGCTGAATGCGGACATGTCGGTTGATCACGACGGCATCCTGTTCAGCGACGTCGAGAGCTTCAGTGCTCCGGATGATGCCAACCTCGACGCCACCGCTTTTGTCGCGGGCCTGGCCCTTACCGGTAATACACGAGAGGTCACCGCGGATGACATAACTTTCAGTGGCCTGGCATCGGCTGATACTGCGTTGCTCACTGGCAGTGCGCAGGACGATGTGATTGTGTTGACCAATAGCAACATTACTGCCCGTGCCATCACCTTTAACGGAGTTACCGGTGTCACCGCCGGTGGTACCGGCAACAGTGTTGAGAGTGCCAGCGGCATCAACTGGACGCTGCTGGATGCAGACTCTGCACAGAGCAGTAATAGTGTCACCTTCGATGGTTTCAGCAGCATCGATACGGATACGGCCACACTTACCGGCACCGCCGGCGACGACGCCTTTACCCTGGATGGCAGCGAAGCCGATGGTGCGATCGTCGGTTACGGCAGTATGGCATTTACGGGCCTGACGAGCGTGCTCGGCAACGGCTCGACCTACGACGCCGTTACCAACCCCACAGCTACCGGTGACCAGCTGGATGCCAGTGGCTACAGCGATGTGCTCGCGCTGACCGGCACTGACGGTGAACTGCAGGCGGCGGGGACTCTGACTTTTACGGCGCTGAACTCCGCAATATTGGCAGAGCTCGATGGCTCCGCTGAGGATGAGACCTTCCAGATAGCCGGCGAAGGCGCGATTAGCGTCGCGGCACTGAATCTCTCGGGGCTGAGTCGGGTAAACGGTAACGGCGGCACCAATACCGTTCGTTCCGCCGGCTCGGCGGACCTGAGTGAGGGCGGCGAATTTGTTACCGCCGAGGGCATCGTTTTTTACGATATCGGCAAGCTTGATGTCGGCGTTGTGGGAGCCACCAACGGCGACGATGATATCTCGTTTAACCCTGACGGCAGTGTCACCGTCAATGGTCTTGAAATCGGTTCCTCCACCCGGGTGGATGGTCAAGATGGTGTTGATACCGTCACCGGCTTCAGTGGCGAGGACTGGACAGTACAGGGAGACAGCAGCGCCGAAAATAATGGCATCACCTTCCTGAATGTAGAAATACTCAATGCCTTAAATGGGGGGCTATACGGTACCGGTGACGCCGACAACTTTGTTCTGAACAGCGACGGCAGCATCTCCGTAGGTTCTCTCACCATCAACGATATGGCGTTTGTGGATGGCGTATCTGCGGACAACACCCTGGATGCCAGCGCTTATAGCGCCGGGCTGACATTGTCCGATACTGCGGGAGAGTTACTTGCGGATACGCTCAGCCTGCTGGGTATCGTGCAGGCGACCACCGGAACCCTGACCGGCAGCACGGGCGCCGACATATTCGCGCTTGCCAGTGATGGCGCGATCAGCGTCGGTGGTTTCCAGTTTGACGGCATGACTGCACTTGCCGGTGGTGCTGGCGAGGATAGCTTCAGCAGCGCCATCAGCGCCGACTGGCAGTTGGCAGAAAATGCCGCGAGCCTGCAACACGATGGTGTGACGGTCTCCGGTGTTGAGGCGTTCTCCGGTGGTTCCGGCCGTATTGTCGGGGATGATAGCGGGCACACCTTTGCGGTAACCGGCAGCGGCGCACTGACTGCCGACGGCGTTCAGTTCTCGGACGTAACCGCGGTCGATGGCGGTGTTGGCAGCGATGATGTCAGTACTATTTCCAGTGTCGAGCTGGCGGGGGCGGATGGCGCGTTCAGCAGCAGTGAGATGGCCTTTACCGGCATCGACAGTGTGAGCACCTCCGCCCTGGTTGGTAGCGCCAGCGCCGAACAGTTTGTACTGTCGGGCAGTGGCGCCCTCACCGTTAATGGCATGGCCTTCCGGAATCTGGACACCGTCTCCGCCGGCAGTGGCGAAGATGACGAAGTGATCTCCCGCGCGGGCCAGGGGTACGCGCTGGCCGGGGACAACAGTGTTTCCCACGACGGGATTCAGTTCAGTGAAGTGGAAAGCTACGTGGGGCAGGGGGCGAGCCTCGAAGTTAGCGGGCAGGAGAGTGCGCGTATCACTGCCAGTGGCACAGTCGCTTCCGGCGCCTCTACGTTCAGCGGCCTGCAGGGCCTGGCACTGGAAGATGGCGTGACTGAGCTGGAGGCCTGGAGCGGTGTAACTCTGAACGGCACCAACGCGGTGACCAGTGGCGATATCAGTATCACCGGGGTCGGTGTGGTGACGGCTACCGGGGCATTGACCGGCACTAGCGGCGATGACCAATTTGCGGTGACCGGTACCGGTGCGCTCTCCAGCCTGGGCATGACATTTAGCGATGTGTCCTCGGTGACTGGCGCAGGCGGCTCCGATGCCATTGTCGGTACTGCCGACAGCGGCTGGCAGTTGGGTGCGGAATCCGGCTCTGTGTCCCATGCAGCTATTGCCTTCAGTCAAGTGGAGCAGGCGAGCGGCGGTAATGGCATCCTCGACGGTGCGGACACTGACACCCTCTACGCACTGGCTAACGATGGCGGCCTGCAGGCATCAGGTATCGACTTTGCCGATGTAACCCAGGTGAATGCGGGAGCCGGCGCCGATCAGGTAACGAGCACTAGCGGTGAGCGCTGGACCCTGGGAAGTGGCACGGGTAGCGCCAGCGCTGCAGGTGTGACTTTTAACGGGATCGAACAGGTCTCCACCCAGTCCGCGATCATCGATGCCGCGCAAAACACGGCCTCCGAAAGCTTTGCGCTGAGTGCCGACAGCAGCGAAATCTCCGTGTTTGGCCTGCTGTTTGACAGCGTCGCGGAAGTGTTCGCCGGCGGCGAAGGGGATAACGAGGTGGTGAGTGATGCCGGTAACTGGCAGCTGGTCAGCGGTGCGGGGGTATCCGCCAATGGCGTGACCTTCAATGGTATCGATCGGGTGGTAACGGATAGCGCCAGCCTGAGCGGCACCAGCGCGGATGAGCAGTTTGCACTCGCGGGCGAGTCCGGTGCGCTGAGTGTCGAGGGCATCGACTTCAGTGGTATCAATCAGGTGGTCGGTAACGGCGGCGATGATTCCCTGCTCGGGACCTCTGCAGCGGATGCGTTCAGTCTCGCAAGCGACGGCGGTATTAGTGTCGCAGGTATCGGTTTCGACGGTATTGGCAGTGTCGATGCCGCCGGAGGTGCGGATACCGTCAGCGCTGATGGGGCTAGCTGGAATTCGCTCGAGCAGAATTCTGCGCTGGTTGAAGGTGCCGCGATCGCCACCGTCGACGCCATAACCGTGCTGTTTGAAAACCTGGAGCAGGTGGAAAATACCGGTGCCTATAGCGGCCCCTCATTCGGCGCCGATTACCTGATGAGCGGCCCGCAGAGCCTGCAAATGGGCGGGGTCACCTTTGCCGGTGTGGACTCGATCACCGCGGACAGCGGTAGCGACACACTGTACGGTTTTGATGCCGATATGAGTTGGACCCTGGGTGCCAGTGGCGGCAGTGTCTCGGATGCGCAGTCCTCGGTGGCCTTCAGCGGGTTTGAGCAGATCGTTGCTGGCGACGGTGCCGATACGTTCAACCTGGATGGCGGATCCCTGGCTTTGCTGGATACCGGGGCCGGTAATGACGCCGTGATCATGGGTGGCACACTGCTGGATAGTCTGCTGCTGGGTGCCGGTGACGATGTTCTGCAGATAATGGCGGGCAGCCAGCCTGCACAGCTTTCCGGTGGTTCCGGTAGCGATCAGCTACAGATGCAACTGGCAGCGCAGCAGCAGTGGCAGATCACCGGTGATTCAAGCGCGCAAAACCAGGTGGGAGAATTCACCTTCAGTGGTTTCGAGTCACTGCAGGATAGCGCGGGCGGTCTGGATCTGGTTTCCAGCCAGCAGATGGACTTCACCAGCGATGGCGGTACAGCAGGCGTCGAATTTAATAGTGGCGATATGGCGCTGGAATACGACGGCAGTGGCGACGTCGTCCTGGTCAGCAGCACCACAGAAACCATCGGTGGCTCACTCAAGGCCAGCAACGCCGATCTGACCCTGGCCGGTGACCTGGATATCAACTCCGATGTCGAGTCCCTGTCACTGCGTACCAGCGGCGGGAATATCGATGTATCGATTGTGGAAGCCGACGATCTGGTTATCGGCCAGATCAACGTGGGCCGCGGCAATCTGTCCCTGGCCAGCGCCAATTTTGGCCTGCTGACTGCCGAGAGCTTCCGCGACACCCACATTACTGCGGGTACCGCCGTGATCGGTACCGAGCAGCAGCGCTGGGGCAATATCGGTACGGTGATCAATCCGTTGCGGTTCAATGTCACCGAGTCTGTGGATATCGTCTCGCTCTTCTATTACGAGCCGGCGTTCGAGGGACAGATGCCACTGTTTACCGCGATCGGTAACAAAGGCGTTTCCATCGCCAGTAATGAGACCACCCAGGGGTTGAAGTCTGCGGTGCAGAACCCGGTGGATGATATCGCGCAGCTGGACCCGGGTATCTTCAGTGAAGTGGCACCCTACAGCCTGGGTGTGGACGTACTGAACCTGCCGGAAGTGCGGCTGCAGGGCGGAGAGCTGGTACCCATGGATGACGACGAAGAAGAGAAGCGTCGGCGCGAGGCTTCCGCGGCGGTAGGTGGTAGATAA